One genomic region from Streptomyces sp. NBC_00457 encodes:
- a CDS encoding flavin reductase family protein produces MNRSTPAATAPGGGQADDPGRFRHVLGHYPTGVTVVTAKEPDGTPVGMVIGSFVSVSLNPPLVAFFPGRSSTTWPRIMAGGAFCVNVLAAGQEGLCRDVSAKAPDVFDRHPWRGAPSGSPVLAGVVAWIDCDIADVWTLGDHYFVLGRVRELGVEKDGAAPLVFSRGRLAPLPPRRDHDESADYTWPDWL; encoded by the coding sequence GTGAACCGGTCGACGCCCGCCGCGACGGCGCCCGGCGGCGGCCAGGCGGACGACCCCGGCCGGTTCCGGCACGTGCTCGGCCACTACCCGACGGGTGTCACGGTGGTCACCGCGAAGGAACCCGACGGCACCCCGGTCGGCATGGTGATCGGCTCGTTCGTCTCGGTGTCCCTGAACCCTCCGCTCGTCGCGTTCTTCCCCGGCCGCTCCTCCACCACCTGGCCAAGGATCATGGCCGGCGGCGCCTTCTGCGTGAATGTGCTGGCCGCCGGCCAGGAGGGTCTCTGCCGGGACGTCAGCGCCAAGGCACCCGACGTCTTCGACCGCCACCCGTGGCGCGGCGCGCCCTCGGGCAGCCCCGTCCTGGCGGGCGTCGTCGCCTGGATCGACTGCGACATCGCCGACGTGTGGACCCTCGGCGACCACTACTTCGTCCTCGGCCGGGTCCGGGAACTCGGGGTGGAGAAGGACGGCGCCGCGCCGCTGGTCTTCTCCCGGGGGCGGCTCGCCCCGTTGCCGCCCCGCCGGGACCACGACGAATCGGCCGACTACACATGGCCCGACTGGCTCTGA
- a CDS encoding acyl-CoA synthetase → MRNQGLGSWPARRARMAPEATAVVHDGGSLSYGELAARVTRLAHALRALGVGHGDRVAYLGANHPALAETLFATSALGAVFVPLNTRLAAPELAFILGDAGAPVLLYDAELTDIVDAFRDDVEVKHYVEVGKAYEELLASAPDNPLDETVGLDEVCMIQYTSGTSGRPKGVMLTHANIAWNCFNILLDVDIASDDVALVVAPMFHTAALNTVFLPGFLKGGTSVLMRGFDPEGVLDVIAEHRVTRMFGVPAMYQAMARSSRWATADLSSIRILMCAAAPVPKALIHTYQDRGLTFLQAYGLTETAPAALGLRAPDSIRKAGSAGTPCFFTDVRVVRPDLTDVAPGEVGEVIIEGLNVMKGYWQWPEATKDAFIQGSWFRSGDAATVDEEGYVTIVDRIKDMYISGGENVYPAEVEQLLYQHPAVAECAVIGVPDERWGEVGRALVVPRAGSAVSPDDIMDSLSGRLAKYKLPKSVVLVDTLPRNATGKILKARLRSQYGSVPDRGAEEA, encoded by the coding sequence ATGCGCAATCAAGGGCTCGGCTCGTGGCCCGCGCGGCGCGCCCGCATGGCACCGGAGGCCACCGCCGTCGTGCACGACGGTGGATCCCTGTCCTACGGAGAGCTGGCCGCGCGCGTGACGCGGCTCGCTCACGCCCTGCGTGCCCTGGGGGTCGGACACGGTGACCGGGTGGCCTACCTCGGCGCGAACCATCCGGCCCTGGCGGAAACCCTGTTCGCCACGAGCGCGCTGGGCGCCGTCTTCGTCCCGCTCAACACCCGCCTCGCGGCACCTGAGTTGGCCTTCATCCTGGGGGACGCGGGGGCGCCGGTACTGCTGTACGACGCCGAACTCACCGACATCGTCGACGCGTTCAGGGACGACGTCGAGGTGAAGCACTACGTCGAGGTGGGGAAGGCGTACGAGGAGCTACTCGCGAGCGCGCCGGACAACCCCCTGGACGAGACGGTCGGCCTCGACGAGGTGTGCATGATCCAGTACACCTCCGGCACCAGCGGCCGTCCCAAGGGCGTCATGCTCACCCACGCCAACATCGCCTGGAACTGCTTCAACATCCTGCTGGACGTGGACATCGCCTCCGACGACGTCGCTCTGGTGGTGGCACCGATGTTCCACACCGCCGCCCTCAACACCGTCTTCCTGCCGGGCTTCCTCAAAGGAGGGACGTCGGTGCTGATGCGCGGTTTCGACCCGGAAGGGGTGCTCGACGTCATCGCCGAGCACCGGGTGACAAGGATGTTCGGCGTACCCGCGATGTACCAGGCCATGGCCCGGTCGTCGCGGTGGGCGACGGCCGACCTGTCGTCGATCCGGATCCTGATGTGCGCGGCGGCACCCGTACCCAAGGCCCTCATCCACACATACCAGGACCGTGGCCTGACCTTCCTCCAGGCGTACGGCCTGACCGAGACCGCTCCCGCCGCGCTGGGCCTGCGCGCACCGGACAGCATCCGCAAGGCCGGCTCGGCCGGCACACCCTGCTTCTTCACCGACGTACGCGTGGTGCGGCCCGACCTCACCGATGTCGCACCGGGCGAGGTCGGCGAGGTGATCATCGAGGGCCTCAACGTGATGAAGGGCTACTGGCAGTGGCCCGAAGCGACCAAGGACGCCTTCATCCAAGGAAGTTGGTTCCGCTCCGGAGACGCGGCCACTGTCGACGAGGAGGGGTACGTCACGATCGTCGACCGAATCAAGGACATGTACATCTCCGGCGGGGAGAACGTCTACCCCGCAGAGGTCGAGCAACTCCTCTACCAGCATCCCGCGGTCGCCGAATGCGCGGTGATCGGCGTACCCGACGAACGATGGGGCGAGGTCGGCAGAGCGCTGGTCGTGCCCCGCGCGGGCTCCGCCGTGTCGCCCGACGACATCATGGACTCCCTGTCCGGCCGACTCGCCAAGTACAAGCTCCCGAAGTCGGTCGTCCTCGTAGACACCCTCCCCCGCAACGCCACCGGCAAGATCCTCAAGGCCCGCCTGCGCAGCCAGTACGGCTCCGTACCAGACCGCGGCGCCGAGGAGGCATGA
- a CDS encoding ATP-binding protein: protein MERVLVVDRGHGMSPDDVQQGFGALGGSWKRATRTTRQQGRRLHGEQGKGRFAAFGSGDVVEWCTVHEDGPATETRIRAERHNLRRFEITTASAEREKGTTVSIVPVHEAAGKQLEQDSLIDTLSAEFAIYLQVP from the coding sequence GTGGAACGCGTCCTCGTGGTGGACCGCGGTCACGGTATGTCGCCAGACGACGTGCAGCAGGGATTCGGCGCACTGGGGGGCTCATGGAAGAGGGCCACCAGGACTACGCGGCAGCAGGGGCGGCGCCTTCACGGAGAACAGGGCAAGGGGCGGTTCGCGGCATTCGGTAGCGGCGATGTCGTCGAATGGTGCACGGTGCATGAGGACGGCCCTGCCACCGAGACGAGAATCCGCGCGGAGCGTCACAATCTGCGCCGCTTCGAGATCACCACTGCTTCGGCCGAGAGGGAAAAGGGCACCACGGTCTCCATCGTCCCGGTCCATGAAGCGGCGGGTAAGCAGCTTGAGCAGGACTCGCTGATCGACACTCTCTCGGCAGAATTCGCGATCTATCTCCAGGTGCCGTAG
- the ychF gene encoding redox-regulated ATPase YchF → MSLTIGIVGLPNVGKSTLFNALTKNDVLAANYPFATIEPNVGVVGVPDARLTKLAEIFSSQRILPATVDFVDIAGIVRGASEGEGLGNKFLANIRESDAICQVIRAFKDENVVHVDGKVSPKDDIETINTELILADLQTIEKVLPRLQKESRIKKDVAPKVAAIEAAKEILDKGDTLFSQGIVQGSERAELLHDLHLLTTKPFLYVFNVDEDELVDEDFKNEQRALVAPAEAIFLNAKLEADLAELDEEDAMELLESVGAEEPGLATLARVGFNTLGLQTYLTAGPKESRAWTIKKGATAPEAAGVIHTDFQKGFIKAEVISFADLVETGSVAEARAKGKARMEGKDYVMQDGDVVEFRFNV, encoded by the coding sequence GTGTCGCTCACGATCGGAATCGTCGGTCTGCCGAATGTCGGCAAGTCGACCCTGTTCAACGCCCTGACCAAGAACGACGTGCTGGCGGCCAACTACCCGTTCGCCACGATCGAGCCGAACGTGGGCGTGGTCGGCGTCCCCGACGCCCGGCTCACCAAATTGGCCGAGATCTTCTCCTCCCAGCGCATCCTCCCGGCGACCGTCGACTTCGTCGACATCGCGGGCATCGTGCGCGGTGCGAGCGAGGGCGAGGGCCTGGGCAACAAGTTCCTCGCGAACATCCGTGAGTCCGACGCGATCTGCCAGGTCATCCGCGCCTTCAAGGACGAGAACGTCGTCCACGTCGACGGCAAGGTCTCGCCCAAGGACGACATCGAGACCATCAACACCGAGCTGATCCTGGCGGACCTCCAGACCATCGAGAAGGTCCTTCCCCGGCTCCAGAAGGAGTCGCGGATCAAGAAGGACGTAGCGCCGAAGGTCGCCGCGATCGAGGCCGCCAAGGAGATCCTGGACAAGGGCGACACCCTCTTCTCCCAGGGCATCGTCCAGGGCAGCGAGCGCGCGGAGCTCCTGCACGACCTGCACCTCCTGACCACCAAGCCTTTCCTCTACGTCTTCAACGTCGACGAGGACGAGCTGGTGGACGAGGACTTCAAGAACGAGCAGCGTGCCCTGGTCGCCCCCGCCGAGGCGATCTTCCTCAACGCCAAGCTGGAGGCGGACCTCGCCGAGCTGGACGAGGAGGACGCGATGGAGCTGCTGGAGTCGGTCGGCGCCGAGGAGCCCGGCCTCGCCACCCTCGCCCGCGTCGGCTTCAACACCCTCGGCCTGCAGACGTACTTGACGGCCGGCCCCAAGGAATCCCGCGCCTGGACCATCAAGAAGGGCGCCACCGCCCCCGAGGCCGCCGGCGTCATCCACACCGACTTCCAGAAGGGCTTCATCAAGGCCGAGGTCATCTCCTTCGCCGACCTGGTGGAGACGGGCTCGGTCGCGGAGGCCCGTGCCAAGGGGAAGGCGCGGATGGAGGGCAAGGACTACGTCATGCAGGACGGGGACGTGGTGGAGTTCCGCTTCAATGTCTAG
- a CDS encoding DUF6542 domain-containing protein: MVLAVRRIARAVRRMPNPRLTGLGGGLFCGVLMLASGCLDSLLFGSSTTVYGVLFLPVCVLTAVWIRKADLVTAPVVVPIAFAVGLLPVADGSDGADGRLMGFVTALATEAGWLYGGTLIAGVIVTVRRVRWVRHRRRV; encoded by the coding sequence GTGGTGCTGGCCGTGCGGCGGATCGCCCGGGCCGTGCGCCGGATGCCGAACCCCCGGCTCACCGGGCTCGGCGGCGGGCTGTTCTGCGGGGTGCTGATGCTGGCGTCCGGCTGTCTCGACTCGTTGCTGTTCGGGTCGTCGACGACGGTGTACGGCGTGCTGTTCCTGCCGGTGTGCGTGCTGACGGCGGTATGGATCCGCAAGGCCGACCTGGTGACGGCGCCGGTCGTGGTGCCGATCGCCTTCGCCGTGGGGCTGCTGCCCGTCGCCGATGGGAGCGACGGGGCCGACGGGCGGCTGATGGGGTTCGTCACGGCGCTCGCCACGGAGGCGGGGTGGCTGTACGGGGGGACGCTGATCGCCGGTGTGATCGTGACGGTGCGCAGGGTCCGCTGGGTGCGCCACCGCCGACGGGTGTAG
- the ppgK gene encoding polyphosphate--glucose phosphotransferase: MQIFGVDIGGSGIKGAPVDLDRGDLAQERLKVLTPHPATPDTVADGVKEVVDHFGWTGPVGITFPGVVTGGATIRTAANVDKSWIDTDARALLGERLGGLPVTVINDADAAGVAEMQFGAGRDRRGTVIMLTFGTGIGSALFIDGVLVPNTELGHLELDGHDAEKRASSKAKEDHDLSWEHWAHRVQAYLAHVEMLFSPELFIIGGGVSRKSGKFLHFVEGIKAEIVPAQLQNNAGIVGAAMRAAKEG, translated from the coding sequence ATGCAGATCTTCGGCGTGGACATCGGTGGATCCGGGATCAAGGGCGCCCCTGTGGACCTGGACAGGGGCGACCTCGCTCAGGAGCGCCTGAAAGTGCTCACTCCCCATCCGGCGACGCCCGACACGGTGGCCGACGGGGTGAAGGAGGTCGTCGACCACTTCGGCTGGACGGGCCCGGTCGGCATCACCTTCCCGGGCGTGGTCACCGGCGGGGCGACGATCCGCACCGCGGCCAACGTGGACAAGAGCTGGATCGACACCGACGCGCGCGCACTGCTGGGCGAGCGGCTCGGCGGCCTCCCGGTGACCGTGATCAACGACGCGGACGCGGCGGGCGTCGCCGAGATGCAGTTCGGCGCCGGCCGCGACCGCCGGGGCACGGTGATCATGCTCACCTTCGGCACCGGCATCGGCAGCGCCCTCTTCATCGACGGCGTCCTCGTCCCGAACACCGAGCTGGGCCACCTGGAGCTGGACGGGCACGACGCGGAGAAGCGCGCCTCCAGCAAGGCCAAGGAAGACCACGACCTGTCCTGGGAGCACTGGGCGCACCGGGTCCAGGCGTATCTCGCCCATGTGGAGATGCTGTTCTCCCCGGAGCTGTTCATCATCGGCGGCGGTGTCAGCCGTAAGTCGGGCAAGTTCCTGCACTTCGTCGAGGGCATCAAGGCCGAGATAGTGCCGGCGCAGCTGCAGAACAACGCGGGGATCGTGGGAGCGGCGATGCGGGCGGCGAAGGAGGGCTAG
- a CDS encoding 4-hydroxy-3-methylbut-2-enyl diphosphate reductase → MGRMTASPGRRVLLAAPRGYCAGVDRAVIAVEKALEQYGAPVYVRHEIVHNKYVVQTLEKKGAIFVERTEEVPPGNIVMFSAHGVAPVVHEEAERGRLATIDATCPLVTKVHKEAVRFAGEDYDILLIGHEGHEEVIGTSGEAPEHIQLVDGPEDVAKVEVRDESKVVWLSQTTLSVDETMETVDALKEKFPQLISPPSDDICYATQNRQLAVKEMGAQAELVIVVGSRNSSNSKRLVEVAKLAGSREAYLVDYADEIDEAWLEGVSTVGVTSGASVPEILVEQVLEWLAQRGFEDVELVKAAEESITFSLPKELRRDLREEAATLVAERGGAGTETGTGTGAGTGSGTSGE, encoded by the coding sequence ATGGGACGCATGACTGCTTCGCCTGGCCGCCGTGTCCTGCTCGCCGCCCCCCGGGGCTACTGCGCGGGTGTGGACCGCGCCGTGATCGCCGTCGAGAAAGCCCTGGAGCAGTACGGGGCTCCCGTCTATGTCCGGCACGAGATCGTCCACAACAAGTACGTCGTGCAGACCCTGGAGAAGAAGGGCGCCATCTTCGTCGAACGGACGGAAGAGGTCCCCCCGGGGAACATCGTGATGTTCTCCGCGCACGGCGTCGCCCCCGTCGTCCACGAAGAGGCGGAGCGCGGCCGGCTCGCCACCATCGACGCCACCTGCCCGCTCGTCACCAAGGTCCACAAGGAAGCCGTCCGCTTCGCCGGCGAGGACTACGACATCCTCCTGATCGGGCACGAGGGCCACGAAGAGGTCATCGGCACGTCCGGCGAGGCCCCCGAGCACATCCAGCTGGTCGACGGCCCCGAGGACGTCGCCAAGGTCGAGGTCCGCGACGAGTCGAAGGTCGTCTGGCTCTCCCAGACCACGCTCTCCGTCGACGAGACGATGGAGACCGTCGACGCCCTCAAGGAGAAGTTCCCGCAGCTCATCTCCCCGCCCAGCGACGACATCTGCTATGCCACGCAGAACCGTCAGCTCGCCGTGAAGGAGATGGGCGCGCAGGCCGAGCTGGTCATCGTGGTCGGCTCCCGGAACTCCTCCAACTCCAAGCGGCTCGTCGAGGTCGCCAAGCTCGCCGGCTCCCGCGAGGCCTATCTCGTGGACTACGCCGACGAGATCGACGAGGCGTGGCTCGAGGGCGTGTCCACGGTGGGTGTCACCTCCGGCGCCTCGGTGCCCGAGATCCTCGTCGAGCAGGTGCTGGAGTGGCTGGCCCAGCGTGGCTTCGAGGACGTCGAGTTGGTGAAGGCGGCCGAGGAGTCCATCACCTTCTCCCTGCCGAAGGAACTCCGCCGTGACCTGCGCGAGGAGGCGGCGACGCTGGTCGCGGAGCGCGGCGGGGCGGGCACGGAAACGGGCACCGGGACCGGCGCCGGCACCGGTTCCGGCACCTCCGGGGAGTGA
- the xseA gene encoding exodeoxyribonuclease VII large subunit, translating into MALNTSAETPLPVGEVSRLIGGWIDRLGAVWVEGQITQLSRRPGAGVVFLTLRDPSYDISVSVTCYRQVFDAVADVVSEGARVVVLAKPEWYAPRGQLSLRAAEIKPVGVGELLARLEQLKKALAAEGLFAAERKKPLPFLPQLIGLVCGRASAAERDVLENARHRWPAVRFEVRNVAVQGVHAVPQVVQAVKDLDAIDDVDVIIVARGGGSVEDLLPFSDEQLVRAVAACRTPVVSAIGHEPDNPLLDYVADVRASTPTDAAKKVVPDVGEEYERVRLLRDRARRCVEAFIEREERGLAHALARPSIEDPHRMIDERADHVASLTDRGRRTLGHLLDRADSELTHTHARVVGLSPAATLQRGYAVLQKADGHVVRDPGEVTADEALRARVAEGEFSVRVDARSDA; encoded by the coding sequence ATGGCCTTGAACACGTCCGCGGAAACGCCGCTGCCCGTCGGTGAGGTGTCGCGGCTCATCGGGGGTTGGATCGACCGGCTCGGGGCGGTGTGGGTCGAGGGGCAGATCACGCAGTTGTCGCGGCGGCCGGGGGCGGGGGTCGTGTTCTTGACGTTGCGGGATCCGTCGTACGACATCTCCGTGAGCGTCACGTGTTATCGCCAGGTGTTCGATGCCGTCGCCGATGTGGTGAGTGAGGGCGCCCGGGTCGTCGTACTGGCGAAACCGGAGTGGTACGCGCCGCGGGGGCAGTTGTCGCTGCGGGCCGCCGAGATAAAGCCCGTGGGAGTGGGGGAACTGCTCGCGCGGCTCGAGCAGTTGAAGAAGGCGCTCGCAGCGGAAGGGCTGTTCGCTGCCGAGCGGAAGAAGCCGTTGCCCTTTCTGCCGCAGCTCATCGGGCTGGTCTGCGGGCGGGCCTCCGCCGCGGAACGGGATGTGCTGGAGAACGCCCGGCACCGCTGGCCGGCCGTCCGCTTCGAGGTGCGCAACGTCGCCGTGCAGGGCGTGCACGCCGTGCCGCAGGTCGTGCAGGCGGTGAAGGACCTGGACGCGATCGACGACGTGGACGTGATCATCGTCGCGCGGGGCGGCGGCAGCGTGGAGGATCTGCTGCCGTTCTCCGACGAGCAGCTCGTACGGGCGGTCGCGGCTTGTCGTACGCCCGTGGTGTCCGCCATCGGACACGAGCCCGACAACCCGCTCCTCGACTACGTCGCCGATGTGCGCGCCTCCACTCCCACGGACGCCGCCAAGAAGGTCGTACCGGACGTGGGAGAGGAATACGAGCGGGTGCGGCTGCTGCGTGACCGTGCCCGGCGGTGTGTCGAGGCGTTCATCGAGCGGGAGGAGCGGGGGCTGGCGCATGCGCTGGCCCGGCCGTCGATAGAGGATCCGCACCGCATGATCGACGAGCGGGCCGACCATGTCGCGTCCCTGACCGACCGCGGCCGGCGCACCCTCGGCCACCTCCTCGACCGCGCCGACTCGGAGCTGACGCACACCCACGCGCGTGTGGTGGGCCTCTCCCCCGCGGCGACCCTGCAGCGGGGCTATGCGGTGCTGCAGAAGGCCGACGGGCATGTGGTCCGGGATCCCGGTGAGGTGACGGCGGACGAGGCACTGCGCGCGCGGGTCGCCGAGGGTGAGTTCTCCGTACGAGTCGACGCACGAAGCGATGCATAG
- a CDS encoding exodeoxyribonuclease VII small subunit, protein MTSKVEESVAAGEALGYEQARDELIEVVRRLEAGGTTLEESLALWERGEELAKVCRRWLDGARARLDAALAEEEAAGTEGDSK, encoded by the coding sequence ATGACCAGCAAGGTGGAGGAGAGCGTGGCCGCGGGCGAGGCGCTGGGGTACGAGCAGGCTCGGGACGAGCTGATCGAGGTCGTACGGCGGCTGGAGGCGGGCGGTACGACGCTGGAGGAGTCCCTCGCGCTCTGGGAGCGGGGCGAGGAGCTGGCGAAGGTCTGCCGGCGCTGGCTGGACGGCGCGCGGGCCCGGCTGGACGCGGCGCTGGCCGAGGAGGAAGCGGCCGGGACCGAGGGCGACTCCAAGTAA
- a CDS encoding malonic semialdehyde reductase gives MTLVLDPAAQDLLFREARTANTFTDEPVTDEQVQAIYDLVKYGPTAFNQSPLRVTLVRSAEARERLVQHMAEGNQPKTATAPLVAILAADNEFHEELPELFPHFPQAKDVFFAERAAREGAAGLNAALQAAYFIIGVRAAGLAAGPMTGLDFEGVRKEFLDDDHTPLMVVNIGKPGDDAWFPRSPRLPYEQVITTV, from the coding sequence ATGACTCTCGTTCTTGACCCCGCCGCCCAGGACCTGCTGTTCCGCGAGGCCCGCACCGCGAACACCTTCACCGACGAGCCGGTGACCGACGAGCAGGTCCAGGCGATCTACGACCTGGTCAAGTACGGCCCGACCGCCTTCAACCAGAGCCCGCTGCGCGTCACCCTCGTCCGCTCCGCCGAGGCCCGCGAGCGCCTGGTGCAGCACATGGCCGAGGGCAACCAGCCGAAGACGGCCACCGCCCCGCTGGTCGCGATCCTGGCCGCGGACAACGAGTTCCACGAGGAGCTGCCCGAGCTCTTCCCGCACTTCCCGCAGGCCAAGGACGTCTTCTTCGCCGAGCGCGCCGCTCGTGAGGGTGCCGCCGGTCTCAACGCCGCCCTCCAGGCCGCGTACTTCATCATCGGCGTCCGCGCCGCCGGTCTGGCCGCAGGCCCCATGACCGGCCTGGACTTCGAGGGCGTCCGCAAGGAGTTCCTGGACGACGACCACACCCCGCTGATGGTCGTCAACATCGGCAAGCCGGGCGACGACGCCTGGTTCCCGCGCTCCCCGCGACTGCCGTACGAGCAGGTCATCACCACCGTCTGA